Proteins from a genomic interval of Megalodesulfovibrio gigas DSM 1382 = ATCC 19364:
- a CDS encoding glycoside hydrolase family 99-like domain-containing protein, translated as MTARFHKLRHGVRAFGLPAVLRSLTQYARRTRLRPQPVEPVAHEPQGPALQDHPAVKAIAYYLPQFHPIPENDAWWGEGFTEWTNVYRARPLFPGHVQPDFPGELGEYDLRDPDVMRRQIALARHHGLHGFCFHYYWFCGKRLLEHPLEQLLADPSLDVPFCLNWANESWSRRWDGSSEVLMPQAHSPEDDAAVMRDLLRYFNDPRYIRIDGRPLFLLYRPALLPDVRATLDRWRAVCAAEGAAAPFFVMVQSFGMHDPRPYGFDAAAQFPPHLGHTPFGYARTRPVGLTPEFSGRVFPYAELARVTLAGLDAPYPTFPCVCPGWDNTPRRGTAATVFLNATPRRYTDWLTAACGHAMQAFDETRRFVFINAWNEWAEGAHLEPNLAHGHAFLNATTRVLARRPAGVTGTA; from the coding sequence ATGACGGCGCGATTCCACAAGCTGCGCCACGGCGTGCGCGCCTTTGGCCTGCCGGCCGTGCTGCGCAGTCTGACGCAGTACGCCCGCCGCACCCGGCTGCGGCCGCAGCCCGTGGAGCCGGTGGCGCACGAGCCCCAGGGGCCGGCCCTGCAGGATCACCCGGCCGTGAAGGCCATTGCCTACTACCTGCCCCAGTTCCATCCCATCCCCGAAAATGATGCCTGGTGGGGCGAAGGCTTCACCGAGTGGACCAACGTCTACCGGGCGCGGCCCCTGTTCCCCGGGCATGTGCAGCCGGATTTTCCCGGCGAACTCGGGGAATACGACCTGCGCGACCCCGATGTCATGCGCCGGCAGATCGCCCTGGCCAGACACCACGGCCTGCACGGCTTCTGCTTTCATTACTACTGGTTCTGCGGCAAGCGCCTGCTGGAACATCCCCTGGAGCAACTGCTTGCGGATCCCTCCCTGGACGTGCCCTTCTGCCTCAACTGGGCCAACGAAAGCTGGTCCCGACGCTGGGACGGCAGCTCCGAAGTGCTCATGCCGCAGGCGCATTCCCCGGAGGACGACGCCGCGGTGATGCGCGATTTGCTGCGCTATTTCAACGATCCACGCTATATCCGCATCGACGGCCGGCCCCTGTTTCTGCTGTACCGCCCGGCCCTGCTGCCGGATGTCCGGGCCACCCTGGACCGCTGGCGCGCCGTGTGTGCGGCCGAAGGGGCGGCGGCGCCGTTTTTCGTCATGGTCCAGAGCTTCGGCATGCACGACCCCAGGCCCTACGGGTTCGATGCCGCCGCGCAGTTTCCGCCGCACCTGGGGCACACGCCCTTTGGCTATGCCCGCACCCGGCCCGTGGGCCTGACGCCGGAATTTTCCGGCCGGGTCTTCCCGTATGCAGAGCTGGCCCGCGTGACCCTGGCCGGCCTGGACGCGCCGTATCCCACCTTTCCCTGCGTCTGCCCCGGCTGGGACAACACCCCCCGGCGCGGCACGGCGGCCACGGTGTTTTTGAACGCCACGCCCCGCCGCTATACCGACTGGCTGACCGCAGCCTGCGGCCACGCCATGCAGGCCTTTGACGAGACGCGGCGCTTCGTGTTCATCAACGCCTGGAACGAATGGGCCGAGGGCGCGCACCTGGAACCGAATCTGGCCCATGGACACGCGTTTTTGAACGCTACCACCCGCGTGCTTGCCCGCAGGCCGGCCGGGGTGACAGGCACTGCCTGA
- a CDS encoding DEAD/DEAH box helicase, with translation MSPSPHAIREQTPWKFRAKALFSPTVLVRGDAYFRQRRVHLQEATPREIRAVVLGTEAWRCRVLELNGRVHLECNCPHFRGGNACKHLWASILAADKAMEMDVVNSLNPLTAPKPPPATAPAARPTPTPTAKPQAPPVSWRALLLDADAAPREPLPADRWDGAPGHYLLRYELDLRPGAVTLTVIRQNVLKSGEPGRQQTAAPLHLIEEPDLPAQHRAILELLLVDRLLMRTSPAAAFERCPLSPSRLPRLLPLLADMGRCRVRNNGIGVADPLRRGEPFEAALVYEIDPPSLEKRRLELVYLPHLRLGDRQILLAEAQIFFSGTPLHCLVDGALHALPDLSPERLQALRRARWRIHVPKQEVRALFQTPEGARLPLPESLAPRTLPVAPPAPCLELDLVDGCPTAARLWLAYGDLEIACDDPRPAFLDADAWTRQERHREVEQQFLDRLEALGLPAEAGGVSVSESSLWALLERLEPLRGEGWTLRTRDKSPLTVGVLGPLRLEAGGSGQDWFELEGGLVFGDAIVPLPAAVRAFLRGERVVTLENGGLGVLPEAWLQRHAQALAFSLPLQDSEGSEGKGKKGRKDALRLHAAQLLALDEVLDQADGLAMDRTSAEWRRKVQAFAGVAPPEPPASFHGQLRPYQQETLGWLDFLGAFGFGGILADDMGLGKTIQALAWLALERERRQADPAHRGGPSLVVVPTSLLGTWQHEAARFCPSLRVCVYAGLSRAARTELAANFGEQDLVLVTYGLLRRDLEPLRRVRWQCLILDESQAVKNPDSQTAKAARALQAERRLCMTGTPLENRLDELWSQMHLCTPGVLGSRAGFEARFARPMSQPGAEEAAQARALLQRLLKPFILRRTKEAVAPELPEKQEAVLRCDMPAAQAKVYARLREHYRGEILAAVDTQGMDKSRFAVLEGLLRLRQAACHPALVGDAGAASGKLEMLSRVVREVVAEGHKALIFSQFTSFLALIRKQLDADGIAHAYLDGSTPAQTRAARVAAFQDPAGPPVFCISLKAGGVGLTLTAADYVFLMDPWWNPAVEAQAMDRAHRIGQTKKVFAYRLVSEGTIDEKVLALQDQKRDLAAILDEGATSVLSSLSREDLEVLLG, from the coding sequence ATGTCACCTTCTCCCCATGCCATCCGCGAGCAAACCCCCTGGAAGTTCCGCGCCAAGGCCCTGTTCTCACCAACCGTCCTGGTGCGGGGCGATGCCTATTTCCGGCAGCGCCGCGTCCACCTGCAGGAAGCCACGCCCCGGGAGATCCGCGCCGTGGTGCTGGGTACGGAAGCCTGGCGCTGCCGCGTCCTGGAGCTTAACGGGCGCGTGCACCTGGAGTGCAACTGCCCGCATTTTCGCGGCGGGAACGCCTGCAAGCACCTCTGGGCGTCCATCCTGGCGGCCGACAAGGCCATGGAAATGGATGTCGTCAATTCGCTGAACCCGCTGACCGCGCCCAAGCCGCCCCCCGCGACTGCCCCTGCAGCCAGGCCCACGCCTACGCCCACGGCCAAGCCCCAGGCCCCGCCCGTCTCCTGGCGAGCACTCCTGCTCGATGCAGACGCCGCCCCCCGCGAGCCCCTCCCGGCCGACCGCTGGGACGGCGCGCCCGGGCACTATCTGCTGCGCTACGAACTGGACCTTCGCCCCGGCGCGGTGACGCTGACCGTCATCCGGCAGAACGTACTCAAGTCCGGCGAACCGGGCAGGCAGCAGACGGCCGCGCCCCTGCATCTCATTGAGGAACCGGACCTGCCGGCACAGCATCGCGCCATCCTGGAACTGCTTCTGGTGGATCGCCTGCTCATGCGGACCAGTCCGGCCGCCGCCTTCGAGCGCTGCCCCCTGTCGCCCTCGCGGCTGCCGCGGCTGCTGCCCCTGCTGGCGGATATGGGCCGCTGCCGGGTGCGCAATAATGGCATCGGCGTTGCCGATCCCCTGCGCCGGGGCGAGCCCTTCGAGGCGGCATTGGTCTATGAGATCGATCCCCCGTCCCTGGAAAAGCGGCGGCTGGAACTGGTCTATCTCCCGCACCTGCGGCTGGGGGACCGGCAGATCCTCCTTGCCGAGGCGCAGATCTTTTTCTCCGGCACGCCGCTGCATTGTCTGGTGGATGGCGCATTGCACGCCCTGCCGGACCTCTCCCCGGAACGGCTGCAGGCCCTGCGCCGGGCCAGGTGGCGCATCCACGTTCCCAAGCAGGAGGTGCGGGCGCTCTTTCAGACCCCCGAGGGCGCGCGCCTGCCCCTGCCGGAGTCCCTGGCCCCGCGAACGCTGCCGGTCGCGCCGCCTGCGCCGTGTCTGGAACTGGATCTCGTGGACGGCTGCCCCACCGCGGCCCGGCTGTGGCTGGCCTATGGCGATCTGGAAATTGCCTGCGATGATCCGCGGCCGGCCTTCCTGGATGCCGACGCCTGGACCCGGCAGGAACGCCATCGTGAGGTCGAGCAGCAATTCCTGGATCGCCTGGAGGCCCTGGGCCTGCCGGCCGAAGCCGGGGGCGTTTCCGTGTCCGAAAGCTCCCTGTGGGCCCTGCTGGAACGGCTGGAGCCCCTGCGCGGCGAGGGCTGGACCCTGCGCACCCGGGACAAGAGCCCTCTGACGGTCGGGGTGCTCGGCCCCCTGCGGCTGGAGGCGGGCGGCTCCGGGCAGGACTGGTTTGAGCTGGAGGGCGGGCTTGTCTTCGGGGATGCCATCGTGCCCCTGCCCGCGGCGGTGCGGGCCTTTTTGCGCGGCGAACGCGTGGTGACGTTGGAGAATGGCGGCCTTGGCGTGCTGCCGGAAGCCTGGCTGCAGCGTCACGCCCAGGCCCTGGCCTTCAGCCTGCCGCTTCAGGATTCCGAAGGATCCGAAGGCAAGGGGAAAAAGGGACGCAAGGACGCCCTGCGTTTGCACGCCGCCCAGCTCCTGGCCCTGGATGAGGTGCTGGATCAGGCCGACGGCCTGGCCATGGACCGCACCAGCGCCGAATGGCGGCGCAAGGTGCAGGCGTTTGCCGGCGTGGCCCCGCCGGAGCCGCCGGCCTCCTTCCACGGGCAGTTGCGGCCGTATCAGCAGGAGACCCTGGGCTGGCTGGATTTTCTGGGGGCGTTCGGCTTTGGCGGCATCCTGGCGGACGACATGGGCCTTGGCAAGACCATCCAGGCCCTGGCCTGGCTGGCCCTGGAGCGCGAACGCCGGCAGGCTGATCCCGCCCACCGTGGCGGCCCGTCCCTGGTGGTGGTGCCCACCTCTCTGCTGGGCACCTGGCAGCACGAGGCCGCGCGGTTCTGCCCGTCCCTGCGGGTCTGCGTCTATGCCGGGTTGAGCCGCGCCGCCCGGACCGAACTGGCCGCGAACTTCGGGGAACAGGATCTCGTCCTTGTCACCTACGGCCTGTTGCGCCGCGACCTGGAGCCCCTGCGCCGCGTGCGCTGGCAGTGCCTGATCCTGGACGAGAGCCAGGCCGTCAAGAATCCCGATTCCCAGACCGCCAAGGCCGCCCGCGCCCTGCAGGCCGAGCGCCGCCTGTGCATGACCGGCACGCCCCTGGAAAATCGTCTGGATGAGTTGTGGTCACAAATGCACCTATGCACACCCGGCGTCCTGGGCTCCCGGGCCGGATTCGAGGCGCGCTTTGCCCGGCCCATGTCCCAGCCGGGCGCCGAGGAGGCCGCCCAGGCCCGCGCCCTGCTGCAACGGCTGCTCAAGCCCTTCATCCTGCGCCGCACCAAGGAGGCCGTGGCCCCGGAGCTGCCGGAAAAGCAGGAAGCCGTGCTCCGGTGCGACATGCCCGCGGCCCAGGCGAAAGTATATGCCCGGCTGCGGGAGCATTACCGCGGGGAGATCCTGGCCGCCGTGGACACCCAGGGCATGGACAAAAGCCGGTTCGCGGTGCTGGAAGGCCTGCTGCGACTGCGGCAGGCGGCCTGTCATCCGGCGTTGGTGGGGGACGCAGGCGCGGCCTCGGGCAAGCTGGAAATGCTCTCCCGCGTGGTGCGCGAGGTGGTGGCCGAGGGGCACAAGGCCCTGATCTTCTCCCAGTTCACCAGCTTTCTGGCCCTCATCCGCAAGCAGTTGGACGCCGACGGCATCGCCCATGCATACCTGGACGGCAGCACCCCGGCCCAGACCCGGGCCGCCCGGGTGGCCGCCTTTCAGGATCCGGCCGGGCCGCCGGTGTTCTGCATCAGCCTCAAGGCCGGCGGCGTGGGGCTGACGCTCACCGCGGCGGATTACGTCTTTCTGATGGACCCGTGGTGGAACCCGGCCGTGGAGGCCCAGGCCATGGACCGCGCCCACCGCATCGGGCAGACGAAAAAGGTCTTTGCCTATCGGCTGGTCAGCGAGGGCACCATTGATGAAAAAGTCCTGGCCCTGCAGGACCAAAAGCGCGACCTGGCCGCCATCCTGGACGAAGGCGCCACGTCCGTGCTGTCATCCCTGAGCCGGGAGGATCTGGAAGTGCTGCTGGGGTAA
- a CDS encoding glycosyltransferase family 2 protein — translation MPPALHCIIVHYGSLDLTRECVRSLAQATGATGETGATGGGLDLVRPVVVCNSTPDEARTLAGLLGADLPGVRVGCWDDPARSSLDDAPAAVVVLCTGGNPGFAAACNVGLAEAARTGAPFAWLLNNDATAEPEAPARLLAWLQTHPRALAGTAVVRQDDPARLEMVLGCRYNRWTTKLHPVLPDALLAGVPADFRPQVEYVYGASMAFSMELYKEIGGLDEQFFLYYEEHDYCLRARQHGWSLEWAREVVVRHRGGASAGLRQPRSVARERSHYHENRSTLLFTRKQYPWALPVALAVRLAAKHVFLPLRGEAWLLPSLWAAVRDVLCSRAPHPGGPTS, via the coding sequence ATGCCCCCTGCCCTGCATTGCATCATCGTCCATTATGGTTCCCTGGATCTGACGCGGGAATGCGTCCGGTCCCTGGCCCAGGCGACTGGGGCGACCGGGGAGACGGGCGCGACGGGGGGCGGGCTGGATCTCGTGCGGCCGGTGGTGGTCTGCAACAGCACGCCGGACGAGGCCCGGACCCTGGCCGGCCTGCTGGGGGCGGATCTCCCCGGCGTCCGCGTGGGCTGTTGGGATGATCCCGCCCGGTCCAGTCTGGACGATGCCCCGGCCGCCGTGGTGGTGCTGTGCACCGGCGGCAATCCCGGCTTTGCCGCGGCCTGCAACGTGGGCCTGGCCGAGGCCGCCCGCACCGGCGCGCCCTTTGCCTGGCTGCTGAACAACGACGCCACCGCCGAGCCCGAGGCCCCGGCCCGGTTGCTGGCCTGGCTGCAGACGCATCCCCGGGCGCTGGCCGGTACGGCGGTGGTCCGTCAGGACGATCCCGCCCGGCTGGAAATGGTCCTGGGGTGTCGGTACAATCGCTGGACCACCAAACTGCATCCCGTGCTGCCGGATGCGCTCCTGGCCGGGGTGCCGGCAGATTTTCGGCCGCAGGTGGAGTACGTCTACGGGGCGAGCATGGCCTTCTCCATGGAACTCTACAAGGAGATCGGCGGATTGGACGAGCAATTCTTCCTGTACTACGAGGAACACGACTACTGCCTGCGCGCCCGGCAGCACGGCTGGAGCCTGGAGTGGGCGCGCGAAGTCGTGGTCCGGCATCGCGGCGGGGCCAGTGCCGGGTTGCGCCAGCCGCGATCCGTGGCGCGGGAGCGGTCGCATTATCATGAGAACCGGTCCACGCTGCTCTTCACCCGCAAGCAGTATCCCTGGGCGCTGCCCGTGGCCCTGGCCGTGCGGCTGGCGGCCAAGCACGTCTTTTTGCCCCTGCGCGGGGAAGCCTGGCTGCTGCCGTCCCTGTGGGCGGCGGTGCGCGACGTGCTGTGTTCCCGCGCCCCACACCCAGGAGGGCCGACGTCATGA
- a CDS encoding GSCFA domain-containing protein: protein MKRWQLLLSKVEDRTMHPYKKQPDHAFWARAVGRVATTDVDPIVQPAFRIDKQTKIAAAGSCFAQHLARYLQLSGFNYMVTETPHPLIVEEISRKFNYGNFTARFGNVYTAKQLLQLFLRVFNEFSPAEDVWQGKNGRFYDPFRPQIQPNGYATLLEYTRDRERHFAAVREMFRTVEVFIFTLGLTEAWMSARDGAVYPLCPGVAAGTFDPALHQFKNFRLAEVVQDLGAFYGRLKELNPGAKMLLTVSPVPLVATAENRHVLQSTVYSKSVLRVACQELQESYDDIHYFPSYEIICGHHTKGMFFEDDKRSVAERGVDHVMGLFFKHYANIHVDFSKAAPSSPVVAACDCSESERLAQALCDEELLDS from the coding sequence TTGAAGCGCTGGCAGCTTCTTCTCTCAAAGGTTGAGGATCGTACAATGCATCCCTACAAGAAACAGCCGGACCATGCCTTCTGGGCCAGGGCCGTTGGACGCGTGGCCACAACGGATGTCGATCCCATTGTTCAGCCCGCGTTCCGGATCGACAAACAGACGAAAATCGCGGCGGCGGGCAGTTGTTTTGCCCAGCATCTTGCCAGATATCTCCAGCTTTCTGGCTTCAATTACATGGTCACCGAGACGCCGCATCCGTTGATCGTTGAAGAAATTTCCCGCAAGTTCAACTACGGAAACTTCACGGCACGGTTTGGGAACGTCTACACTGCCAAGCAGTTGTTGCAGCTTTTCTTGCGGGTCTTCAACGAATTTTCGCCTGCGGAAGACGTCTGGCAGGGAAAGAATGGACGCTTCTATGATCCGTTCCGACCCCAGATCCAGCCCAATGGCTATGCCACCCTTCTTGAATATACACGGGACAGGGAACGCCACTTTGCTGCCGTGCGCGAGATGTTCCGCACCGTGGAGGTCTTCATTTTCACCCTGGGCCTTACCGAGGCCTGGATGAGCGCACGCGATGGGGCAGTGTATCCCTTGTGCCCCGGAGTTGCGGCGGGAACATTCGACCCGGCCCTGCATCAGTTCAAAAACTTCCGGCTGGCTGAAGTGGTCCAGGATCTTGGCGCATTTTATGGCCGTCTCAAGGAATTGAACCCCGGAGCGAAAATGCTGCTGACGGTCTCGCCCGTGCCCCTGGTGGCCACGGCAGAGAACCGGCATGTGCTTCAATCGACGGTGTATTCCAAGTCCGTACTGCGGGTTGCCTGCCAGGAATTGCAGGAATCATACGACGACATCCACTATTTTCCATCCTACGAAATCATCTGCGGTCATCACACCAAGGGCATGTTCTTTGAGGATGACAAGCGCAGCGTGGCCGAACGTGGCGTCGATCATGTGATGGGACTCTTCTTCAAGCACTATGCAAATATCCACGTTGATTTCAGCAAGGCTGCACCATCTTCCCCTGTTGTTGCGGCCTGCGATTGCAGCGAATCCGAGCGCCTTGCCCAGGCGTTGTGCGACGAAGAATTGCTCGACAGCTAG
- a CDS encoding radical SAM protein — protein sequence MIQILVLDVVDACNLTCAACPRGRRAMKNTRHTMPYEEFRAILARATADGMREIKLYNWGEPFLHPDIARMVRAVKDAGLRAEISTNLSLKRMDSLLPTLEAGLDCLIVSISGVTQAMHGINHRGSRLETVFGHLERIAQARRAGRVQTTILLRYLHFPYNSGEVDQARRMARDWGFAFELLDAFGDPLAVEQDARDLDELPDAASPVAPAAPVEPAACRPDPGQVCAAVRHVAVVDAWGMVHLCCVKPSMAPYRLGRYLDLELPEIIRRMHAHPACCCCDWARVPATREERKILQGQTPSALDRVYSRRLQYGLQRLREIRRRHGLAGVVGLARRLAARVR from the coding sequence ATGATCCAAATTCTTGTCCTGGATGTGGTGGACGCCTGCAACCTCACCTGCGCGGCCTGCCCGCGCGGCCGGCGTGCCATGAAGAACACCCGCCACACCATGCCGTACGAGGAGTTCCGCGCCATCCTGGCCAGGGCCACGGCCGACGGCATGCGCGAAATCAAGCTGTACAACTGGGGCGAACCCTTCCTGCATCCGGACATCGCCCGGATGGTGCGCGCGGTCAAGGACGCTGGCCTGCGGGCGGAGATCTCCACCAATCTTTCCCTCAAGCGCATGGATTCCCTGCTGCCCACCCTGGAAGCCGGCCTGGACTGCCTCATCGTGTCCATCTCCGGCGTGACCCAGGCCATGCACGGCATCAACCACCGCGGCAGCCGGCTGGAAACGGTCTTCGGCCATCTGGAACGCATTGCCCAGGCCAGACGCGCCGGGCGCGTGCAGACGACGATCCTGCTGCGCTATCTTCATTTTCCCTATAATTCCGGAGAGGTGGATCAGGCTCGCCGCATGGCCAGGGACTGGGGCTTTGCGTTCGAGTTGCTGGACGCCTTCGGCGATCCCCTGGCCGTGGAGCAGGATGCGCGCGATTTGGATGAGCTTCCGGACGCTGCCTCGCCCGTCGCGCCCGCTGCCCCTGTCGAACCAGCCGCCTGCCGGCCGGATCCGGGCCAGGTCTGCGCGGCCGTGCGTCACGTGGCCGTGGTGGACGCCTGGGGCATGGTGCACCTGTGCTGCGTCAAGCCCAGCATGGCCCCCTATCGGCTGGGGCGGTATCTGGATCTGGAACTGCCCGAGATCATCCGCCGCATGCACGCCCACCCGGCCTGCTGCTGCTGCGACTGGGCCCGGGTGCCGGCCACGCGGGAGGAGCGCAAAATCCTGCAGGGCCAGACACCGTCCGCCCTGGACCGCGTATACAGCCGGCGGCTGCAATACGGCCTGCAACGGCTCCGGGAGATCCGCCGCCGGCACGGCCTGGCCGGGGTTGTCGGCCTGGCCCGGCGACTGGCGGCACGGGTGCGGTAG
- the gspM gene encoding type II secretion system protein GspM produces MMRHLPALLHSRWEQTLPPQRRRLLHGGLALVCAGWLGLLLLASHLATGSEGGLAAAMRRYGDAQDLAREYLTTSATTSPLATLPPLQAVQQTAAKLGIESRLLSMRPGQHNDAESVELTFARLDLHSLTTLLQHLQDAGLQIASCTLERPEYGEDLATLQLVLVR; encoded by the coding sequence ATGATGCGCCATCTGCCCGCCCTCCTCCATTCCCGCTGGGAACAGACCCTGCCGCCACAGCGCCGCCGGCTGCTGCATGGCGGACTGGCGCTGGTCTGCGCCGGCTGGCTGGGCCTGCTGCTGCTGGCGTCACATCTTGCCACGGGCAGCGAAGGCGGACTGGCTGCCGCCATGCGCCGCTACGGCGATGCGCAGGATTTGGCCCGCGAATACCTGACCACCAGCGCCACCACCTCGCCCCTGGCCACCCTGCCGCCCCTGCAGGCCGTGCAGCAGACGGCGGCGAAACTGGGCATTGAATCCCGGCTCCTGAGCATGCGGCCCGGCCAGCACAACGATGCCGAAAGCGTGGAACTGACCTTTGCCCGGCTGGACCTGCACAGCCTCACGACCCTGTTGCAGCACCTCCAGGATGCCGGCCTGCAAATCGCCTCCTGCACCCTGGAGCGTCCCGAGTACGGGGAGGATCTTGCCACCCTGCAACTGGTGCTGGTGCGATGA
- a CDS encoding glycosyltransferase family protein: MTASPSARRARVLLYNPMSGHGHMDSWLPLFARVLLALGHDVQVLTPGPDAFAARMGAGRTGLADMSHPALEMLPWSTGSGGSGGQDSLAAWADRWADRICFAADRYARRTPESLPAAGMPWSRRLKKRLLHRLLPPLHGLLAGCRDVRNRQDDTNAWFIDPDTMARHLAAAVARASRPPDLVFNLLLDKYRLAPRRWQAAAARMPLPWAGIRFSPLPPQTPEAYYALESLRGICLLDEQRFKEYAAAMPGKTFALLPDVTFAGLPETPSALVQEIRRRARGRRIVFLGGAIRGQKNPARWAGLVRRADPSRWFFVMVGEICRSALTAEDAQALDALLADPPEHFLAQCGYVEDEREFNALIALADVLFAVYRQFPYSSNMLGKAAFFEKPLLAAQGYLVGSRVERDGIGRTVPEDDEAAMLAALEDLAAHPVPAARFAACREALSEAQLGQVLERFVADCLGHGAG; encoded by the coding sequence ATGACTGCGTCCCCTTCCGCGCGCCGCGCGCGTGTGCTGCTGTACAACCCCATGTCCGGGCACGGGCACATGGATTCCTGGCTGCCGCTGTTCGCCCGGGTGCTGCTGGCCCTGGGCCATGACGTGCAGGTGCTCACGCCAGGACCGGACGCCTTTGCGGCGCGCATGGGCGCGGGCCGCACGGGCCTCGCGGACATGTCGCATCCGGCCCTGGAGATGCTGCCCTGGTCCACCGGATCAGGCGGCTCGGGCGGCCAGGACTCCCTTGCCGCCTGGGCCGATCGCTGGGCCGACCGGATCTGCTTTGCCGCCGATCGCTATGCCCGTCGGACGCCGGAGAGCCTCCCCGCCGCGGGCATGCCCTGGTCCAGGCGTCTGAAAAAGCGGCTGCTGCACCGGCTGCTGCCGCCCCTGCATGGCCTGCTGGCCGGCTGCCGGGACGTGCGCAACCGTCAGGACGACACCAACGCCTGGTTCATCGATCCGGACACCATGGCCAGACACCTGGCCGCGGCCGTGGCCCGGGCCTCCCGACCGCCGGATCTCGTCTTCAATCTGCTGTTGGACAAATACCGCCTGGCCCCGCGCCGCTGGCAGGCCGCTGCCGCGCGCATGCCCCTGCCCTGGGCCGGGATCCGCTTTTCGCCCCTGCCGCCGCAGACCCCCGAGGCCTATTATGCCCTGGAGTCCCTGCGCGGCATCTGCCTGCTGGACGAGCAGCGCTTCAAGGAATACGCCGCCGCCATGCCGGGAAAAACCTTCGCCCTGCTGCCGGATGTCACCTTTGCCGGGCTGCCGGAGACGCCCTCGGCGCTGGTGCAGGAGATCCGCCGCCGCGCCCGGGGCCGGCGCATTGTCTTTCTGGGCGGCGCCATCCGCGGGCAGAAGAACCCGGCGCGCTGGGCCGGGCTGGTCCGCCGGGCCGATCCTTCCCGCTGGTTCTTCGTCATGGTCGGGGAGATCTGCCGCAGCGCCCTGACCGCCGAGGACGCCCAGGCCCTGGATGCCCTGCTGGCCGATCCGCCGGAACATTTTCTGGCCCAGTGCGGCTATGTGGAGGACGAACGGGAGTTCAACGCCCTGATTGCCCTGGCGGACGTCCTCTTTGCGGTGTACCGGCAGTTCCCGTACAGCAGCAACATGCTTGGCAAGGCGGCGTTCTTCGAAAAACCCCTGCTGGCGGCGCAGGGGTATCTGGTGGGATCCCGCGTGGAGCGCGACGGCATCGGCCGCACCGTGCCCGAGGACGACGAGGCCGCCATGCTGGCCGCCCTGGAGGATCTGGCCGCCCATCCCGTGCCGGCGGCGCGGTTTGCCGCCTGCCGGGAGGCCCTGTCCGAAGCGCAGCTGGGGCAGGTGCTGGAACGGTTTGTGGCGGACTGCCTGGGGCATGGTGCCGGATGA